A region from the Pseudonocardia petroleophila genome encodes:
- a CDS encoding ferritin-like domain-containing protein: MDTRTVVPTLITQLRALQQLTQTEAQIAKVRVTQARTEAVRRELRQNGANAERRTERINDELRRVGGVPDVVTPAIGRVLALVKSTVEQGQPLDEALLGDLTLEHQLLDRARYVRTLARRAERVSTERLADDLVTAHEATVEWLTTVLAEEAMGGVTALVATPLQRVAGGVTRVVSLPTRFAIERFNQAVAAVSRTGEQVRDSAEDLARETASTVTRISTGAREVATAGRDAALGRAEQVARRDGADDTAQAVHETRRNLGTLRASELPVRDYDELNAQDAISAIRELTTPEDITAVATYEENHKNRAGVASAAQTRYAAVAKDEAGV, from the coding sequence ATGGATACCCGCACCGTCGTCCCGACCCTGATCACCCAGCTCCGCGCTCTGCAGCAGCTCACCCAGACCGAGGCGCAGATCGCGAAGGTGCGCGTCACCCAGGCCCGGACCGAGGCCGTGCGGCGTGAGCTGCGGCAGAACGGCGCCAACGCCGAGCGCCGCACCGAGCGCATCAACGACGAGCTGCGCCGCGTCGGCGGCGTGCCCGACGTCGTCACCCCGGCCATCGGCCGCGTGCTCGCGCTGGTCAAGTCCACCGTCGAGCAGGGCCAGCCCCTCGACGAGGCGCTGCTGGGCGACCTCACCCTCGAGCACCAGCTGCTCGACCGGGCCCGCTACGTCCGCACGCTGGCCCGCCGCGCCGAGCGCGTCTCGACCGAGCGCCTGGCCGACGACCTCGTCACCGCGCACGAGGCCACCGTCGAGTGGCTGACGACCGTGCTGGCCGAGGAGGCCATGGGCGGGGTCACCGCGCTGGTCGCCACGCCGCTGCAGCGCGTCGCCGGTGGCGTCACCCGCGTCGTGAGCCTGCCGACGCGGTTCGCGATCGAGCGGTTCAACCAGGCCGTCGCCGCCGTCTCGCGCACGGGCGAGCAGGTCCGCGACTCCGCCGAGGACCTGGCCCGCGAGACCGCCTCCACCGTGACGCGCATCAGCACCGGCGCCCGTGAGGTCGCCACCGCCGGGCGCGACGCCGCGCTGGGCCGCGCCGAGCAGGTCGCCCGCCGTGACGGCGCCGACGACACCGCGCAGGCCGTCCACGAGACGCGCCGCAACCTGGGCACGCTGCGCGCCTCGGAGCTGCCGGTCCGCGACTACGACGAGCTCAACGCGCAGGACGCGATCTCCGCGATCCGCGAGCTGACGACGCCGGAGGACATCACGGCCGTCGCCACCTACGAGGAGAACCACAAGAACCGCGCGGGCGTCGCCTCCGCCGCGCAGACCCGCTACGCCGCGGTCGCGAAGGACGAGGCCGGGGTCTGA
- a CDS encoding DUF6319 family protein — protein sequence MTSPTETSVPTPAPADPAADAPAADAPAEPEKRRRGRPKGSTSTARTTRVVELTLTVSGTADGEWQADLKQGATWLTRGLPVTAAAVSRAAAELHPEVAGPIDSVIGAAREQRAARVAALEAELEQARKALAEMDDAGTPNPGT from the coding sequence ATGACCAGCCCGACCGAGACCAGCGTCCCCACCCCGGCTCCCGCCGACCCCGCCGCCGACGCCCCGGCCGCCGACGCCCCGGCCGAGCCGGAGAAGCGCCGCCGCGGCCGGCCGAAGGGCTCCACCTCCACCGCCCGCACCACGCGCGTGGTCGAGCTGACGCTCACCGTCAGCGGCACCGCCGACGGCGAGTGGCAGGCCGACCTCAAGCAGGGCGCCACCTGGCTCACCCGCGGGCTGCCGGTCACCGCGGCCGCCGTGTCCCGGGCGGCCGCCGAGCTGCACCCGGAGGTCGCCGGCCCGATCGACTCGGTGATCGGGGCCGCGCGCGAGCAGCGGGCCGCCCGCGTGGCCGCCCTGGAGGCCGAGCTCGAGCAGGCGCGGAAGGCGCTGGCCGAGATGGACGACGCCGGGACGCCGAACCCGGGCACGTAA
- a CDS encoding intradiol ring-cleavage dioxygenase, whose translation MSEHEHDLGLAHDLPRLMGRRSLLGLFAGAGALALAGCASAATGTTATTGTATGTATGSAAEIPEETAGPYPGDGSNGPNVLTESGVVRSDIRSSFGSLSGTAQGVPLTITLALVDTATGAPLPGATVYLWHCDRDGRYSLYDVEDQNYLRGVQAADADGRVTFTTVFPAAYSGRWPHAHLEVYPDLASATTPENATVTTQLALPQDACELVYATTGYESSVRNLARTSLDRDTVFADGYATQLATVTGDVTAGMTATLTVGIDA comes from the coding sequence ATGAGCGAACACGAACACGATCTCGGCCTGGCCCACGACCTGCCCCGCCTGATGGGACGCCGCAGCCTGCTCGGCCTGTTCGCCGGCGCCGGGGCCCTCGCGCTGGCGGGCTGCGCGTCGGCGGCGACCGGCACGACCGCGACGACCGGCACGGCGACCGGCACCGCGACGGGCTCGGCCGCCGAGATCCCCGAGGAGACCGCGGGCCCGTACCCCGGCGACGGCTCCAACGGCCCGAACGTGCTCACCGAGAGCGGCGTCGTGCGCAGCGACATCCGGTCGAGCTTCGGGTCGCTGTCGGGCACCGCGCAGGGCGTGCCGCTGACGATCACGCTCGCGCTGGTCGACACCGCGACGGGCGCCCCGCTGCCCGGCGCCACGGTCTACCTGTGGCACTGCGACCGCGACGGGCGGTACTCCCTCTACGACGTCGAGGACCAGAACTACCTGCGCGGCGTCCAGGCCGCCGACGCCGACGGCCGCGTCACGTTCACGACGGTCTTCCCGGCCGCGTACTCGGGACGCTGGCCGCACGCGCACCTCGAGGTCTACCCCGACCTCGCGTCGGCCACGACCCCGGAGAACGCGACGGTCACCACGCAGCTCGCGCTCCCGCAGGACGCCTGCGAGCTCGTCTACGCGACGACCGGCTACGAGTCGAGCGTGCGGAACCTCGCGCGGACCTCGCTGGACCGCGACACGGTCTTCGCCGACGGGTACGCCACGCAGCTCGCGACCGTCACCGGCGACGTGACGGCCGGGATGACCGCGACCCTGACGGTGGGGATCGACGCCTGA
- a CDS encoding CaiB/BaiF CoA transferase family protein, translated as MLPLDGILVVSCEQAVAAPFATRQLAELGARVIKIERPGEGDFARAYDTAVHGQSSHFVWLNRSKESMAVDLKADAATVHRLLERADVFVQNFAPGAAERLGLGAADLRARYPRLITCSISGYGPDGPYRDAKAYDLLIQSEAGLVSVTGSAEEPAKAGIPAADIGAGMYAFSGVLAALYDRERTGAGTHVEISLFDALVEWMGFPLQYTAGTGAPPPRTGTSHAAIAPYGTFRAGDGVEVVLGIQNEREWTAFCSGVLGRPDLAVDPRFDTGAGRVEHRPALHAEIDAVLDGLTGSQLVDRLADARIAHGRRREVAEVLDHPQLAARDRWVTVDSPGGPVRTVLPPITLPGRPPRLDPIPGVGEHTDAILAWLDEPA; from the coding sequence GTGCTGCCCCTCGATGGAATCCTGGTCGTCTCCTGCGAGCAGGCGGTCGCCGCGCCGTTCGCCACCCGCCAGCTCGCCGAGCTGGGCGCCCGCGTCATCAAGATCGAACGGCCGGGGGAGGGCGACTTCGCCCGCGCCTACGACACCGCGGTGCACGGCCAGTCAAGCCACTTCGTGTGGCTGAACCGGTCGAAGGAGTCGATGGCGGTCGACCTCAAGGCCGACGCCGCGACCGTGCACCGGCTGCTGGAGCGCGCCGACGTGTTCGTGCAGAACTTCGCCCCCGGCGCCGCCGAGCGGCTCGGGCTGGGTGCCGCGGACCTGCGCGCCCGGTACCCGCGGCTGATCACCTGCTCGATCTCCGGGTACGGCCCCGACGGCCCCTACCGCGACGCGAAGGCCTACGACCTGCTGATCCAATCCGAGGCCGGGCTCGTCTCGGTCACCGGCAGCGCGGAGGAGCCGGCGAAGGCGGGCATCCCGGCCGCCGACATCGGGGCGGGCATGTACGCGTTCTCCGGCGTCCTTGCCGCGCTCTACGACCGCGAGCGCACGGGCGCGGGCACGCACGTGGAGATCAGCCTGTTCGACGCGCTCGTGGAGTGGATGGGGTTCCCGCTGCAGTACACCGCGGGCACCGGGGCGCCGCCGCCGCGCACCGGCACCAGCCACGCCGCGATCGCCCCGTACGGCACGTTCCGGGCCGGGGACGGCGTCGAGGTCGTCCTCGGGATCCAGAACGAGCGCGAGTGGACGGCGTTCTGCTCGGGCGTGCTGGGGCGCCCCGACCTCGCGGTCGACCCGCGCTTCGACACCGGGGCGGGCCGCGTCGAGCACCGCCCCGCCCTGCACGCCGAGATCGACGCGGTGCTCGACGGGCTGACCGGGTCGCAGCTCGTCGACCGGCTCGCGGACGCCCGCATCGCCCACGGCCGCCGCCGCGAGGTCGCCGAGGTGCTCGACCACCCGCAGCTCGCCGCCCGCGACCGCTGGGTGACCGTCGACTCCCCGGGCGGGCCGGTGCGCACCGTGCTCCCGCCGATCACGCTGCCCGGGCGCCCGCCGCGGCTGGACCCGATCCCCGGCGTCGGCGAGCACACCGACGCGATCCTGGCCTGGCTGGACGAGCCGGCCTGA
- a CDS encoding DUF4333 domain-containing protein: protein MYEPTTVVPNFAGPQQIPAQRHPEFAPGTPPFGSPPFGNGGYPPPQWTPPAPPPRRRRTGLVVAVVLGALVLLGAIGAAAVFLLAPQRLDVDDVRGEIVRVTQEEVGIVPVDVVCPETIDVVVGASTTCTATLDGQPLSYTVRQNDDQGNLTIFHDRTLLVAELESAASALLSTDVGEEVVVACTPEEQTVLVNAVGAPISCGAANVADPSLTAQVTLTVDEAGTIAYEIL from the coding sequence GTGTACGAGCCGACCACCGTCGTCCCGAACTTCGCCGGACCCCAGCAGATCCCCGCGCAGCGCCACCCCGAGTTCGCGCCCGGCACCCCGCCCTTCGGCTCCCCGCCGTTCGGGAACGGGGGGTACCCGCCCCCGCAGTGGACCCCGCCCGCGCCCCCGCCGCGGCGCCGGCGCACCGGCCTCGTCGTCGCCGTCGTGCTGGGTGCGCTCGTGCTGCTGGGCGCGATCGGCGCCGCCGCGGTGTTCCTGCTCGCCCCGCAGCGCCTCGACGTCGACGACGTCCGCGGCGAGATCGTCCGCGTCACGCAGGAGGAGGTCGGGATCGTGCCGGTCGACGTGGTGTGCCCGGAGACGATCGACGTCGTCGTGGGCGCCAGCACCACCTGCACCGCGACGCTGGACGGGCAGCCGCTGAGCTACACCGTCCGCCAGAACGACGACCAGGGCAACCTGACGATCTTCCACGACCGCACCCTGCTCGTCGCCGAGCTGGAGTCGGCCGCGTCCGCGCTGCTGAGCACCGACGTCGGCGAGGAGGTCGTCGTCGCCTGCACGCCCGAGGAGCAGACCGTCCTGGTCAACGCCGTGGGCGCGCCGATCTCGTGCGGGGCCGCGAACGTCGCCGACCCGTCGCTCACCGCGCAGGTGACCCTCACCGTCGACGAGGCGGGCACCATCGCCTACGAGATCCTCTGA
- the glgX gene encoding glycogen debranching protein GlgX → MHIWPGKPYPLGATYDGGGTNFAIFSEVAHHIELCLVDDAGVETRLPLPERDGLVWHGYLPRCGPGQRYGYRVHGPHDPAAGLRCNPSKLLLDPYAKAVDGENTWDEALFGYHFGDPDSYNDADSAPYAATSVVVNPYFDWADDRPLKIPYHETVIYEAHVKGMTMRHPDVPDDVRGTYAGLAHPAMIRHLQSLGVTALELMPVHQFVHDSTLDDKGLRNYWGYNTIGFFAPHNGYACFGTRGEQVQEFKTMVRSLHRAGIEVILDVVYNHTAEGNHLGPTLSFRGVDNQAYYRLVDGDEKYYFDTTGTGNSLNVRHHESLRLIMDSLRYWVTEMHVDGFRFDLASSLAREFHQVDRLSAFFDLVNQDPVVSQVKLIAEPWDVGDGGYQVGGFPPLWTEWNGKYRDTVRDFWRGEPASIGEFAARFTGSSDLYEADSRRPIASINFVTAHDGFTLNDLVSYNEKHNEANGEDNNDGESHNRSWNCGEEGPSESAEVNVLRERQKRNFLATLLLSQGVPMISHGDELSRTQHGNNNVYCQDTEIAWVDWEDAREHEVLTEFAAGVAKLRQAHPVFRRRRFFQGRAITGSSIEDIAWLRPDGQQMSDEDWNSGTRSIGVYLNGKGIPERDDLGEQIVDDSFLLLINAHHQQVSFTLPDESYGRAWQVVVDTADPLLANARRRHPSPGGRVRIPARAMQVLQCRY, encoded by the coding sequence GTGCACATCTGGCCCGGTAAGCCCTATCCCCTCGGTGCCACCTACGACGGTGGCGGCACCAACTTCGCGATCTTCTCGGAGGTCGCCCACCACATCGAGCTGTGCCTCGTCGACGACGCCGGGGTCGAGACGCGGCTCCCCCTCCCTGAGCGCGACGGGCTCGTGTGGCACGGCTACCTCCCGCGCTGCGGGCCCGGCCAGCGCTACGGGTACCGCGTGCACGGCCCGCACGACCCCGCGGCCGGCCTGCGCTGCAACCCCTCCAAGCTGCTGCTCGACCCCTACGCGAAGGCCGTCGACGGGGAGAACACCTGGGACGAGGCGCTGTTCGGCTACCACTTCGGTGACCCGGACTCCTACAACGACGCCGACTCCGCCCCCTACGCCGCCACCTCGGTCGTCGTGAACCCCTACTTCGACTGGGCCGACGACCGCCCGCTGAAGATCCCGTACCACGAGACCGTCATCTACGAGGCGCACGTCAAGGGGATGACGATGCGCCACCCGGACGTCCCCGACGACGTCCGCGGCACCTACGCGGGCCTCGCGCACCCGGCGATGATCCGGCACCTGCAGTCGCTCGGGGTGACGGCGCTGGAGCTCATGCCGGTGCACCAGTTCGTCCACGACTCCACGCTCGACGACAAGGGCCTGCGCAACTACTGGGGCTACAACACGATCGGCTTCTTCGCCCCGCACAACGGCTACGCCTGCTTCGGCACCCGCGGCGAGCAGGTGCAGGAGTTCAAGACGATGGTGCGCTCGCTGCACCGCGCGGGCATCGAGGTGATCCTCGACGTCGTCTACAACCACACCGCGGAGGGCAACCACCTCGGCCCGACGCTGTCCTTCCGCGGCGTCGACAACCAGGCGTACTACCGGCTCGTCGACGGCGACGAGAAGTACTACTTCGACACCACCGGCACCGGCAACAGCCTCAACGTCCGCCACCACGAGTCGCTGCGGCTGATCATGGACTCGCTGCGCTACTGGGTCACCGAGATGCACGTCGACGGGTTCCGGTTCGACCTCGCGTCGTCGCTGGCGCGGGAGTTCCACCAGGTCGACCGGCTCTCGGCGTTCTTCGACCTCGTCAACCAGGACCCGGTCGTCAGCCAGGTCAAGCTGATCGCCGAGCCGTGGGACGTCGGCGACGGCGGCTACCAGGTGGGCGGGTTCCCCCCGCTGTGGACGGAGTGGAACGGCAAGTACCGCGACACCGTCCGCGACTTCTGGCGCGGCGAGCCAGCGAGCATCGGCGAGTTCGCCGCCCGCTTCACCGGCAGCTCCGACCTCTACGAGGCCGACAGCCGCCGCCCCATCGCCTCGATCAACTTCGTCACCGCGCACGACGGGTTCACCCTCAACGACCTGGTCTCCTACAACGAGAAGCACAACGAGGCCAACGGCGAGGACAACAACGACGGCGAGAGCCACAACCGCTCGTGGAACTGCGGGGAGGAGGGGCCGAGCGAGTCGGCCGAGGTCAACGTGCTGCGCGAGCGGCAGAAGCGCAACTTCCTCGCGACCCTGCTGCTCAGCCAGGGCGTCCCGATGATCTCCCACGGCGACGAGCTGTCCCGCACCCAGCACGGCAACAACAACGTCTACTGCCAGGACACCGAGATCGCCTGGGTCGACTGGGAGGACGCGCGCGAGCACGAGGTGCTCACCGAGTTCGCCGCGGGCGTGGCGAAGCTCCGCCAGGCGCACCCGGTGTTCCGGCGCAGGCGGTTCTTCCAGGGGCGCGCGATCACCGGGTCCAGCATCGAGGACATCGCCTGGCTGCGGCCCGACGGGCAGCAGATGTCGGACGAGGACTGGAACTCCGGCACCCGCAGCATCGGGGTGTACCTCAACGGCAAGGGCATCCCCGAGCGCGACGACCTCGGCGAGCAGATCGTCGACGACTCGTTCCTGCTGCTGATCAACGCCCACCACCAGCAGGTGTCGTTCACGCTGCCCGACGAGTCCTACGGGCGGGCGTGGCAGGTCGTCGTCGACACCGCGGACCCGCTGCTGGCCAACGCCCGGCGCCGCCACCCGTCGCCGGGGGGCCGGGTGCGGATCCCGGCACGGGCGATGCAGGTCCTGCAGTGCCGCTACTAG
- a CDS encoding SDR family NAD(P)-dependent oxidoreductase, producing MSIDPADLETCLRVLDQVTDLEPEHPDAVAIRRATAGIWKSVKIARRHAKRDAVAAADDAVTAATATGAPGRIDDETAGLPLVSSAVGASAGTLLRSRACYTCKRRYHVVDAFYHQLCPPCAALNRSRRDARTDLTGRRALLTGGRAKIGMYIALRLLRDGAHTTITTRFPHDAVRRFSAMDDSADWLHRLRVVGVDLRDPAQVVALADTVAAQGPLDILVNNAAQTVRRSPGSYSALVEAERAALPETPVEVITFDHVSDAHPAALAGSLQHQSPHPILDGAVAELALAARSASPERIAAGTAIDAGGLLPDTAPVNSWTQHVDEIDPLELLEVQLCNQTAPFILIGRLRPAMAAASARRKYVVNVSAMEGQFSRAYKGPGHPHTNMAKAALNMLTRTSSGEMLESDGILMTAVDTGWITDERPHPTKLRLAEEGFHAPLDLVDGAARVYDPIVRGEAGEDVHGCFLKDYAPTDW from the coding sequence GTGTCCATCGACCCCGCCGACCTGGAGACCTGCCTGCGGGTGCTCGACCAGGTCACCGACCTCGAGCCCGAGCACCCCGACGCCGTCGCGATCCGGCGGGCCACGGCGGGGATCTGGAAGTCCGTCAAGATCGCCCGCCGGCACGCGAAGCGCGACGCCGTCGCCGCAGCGGACGACGCCGTCACCGCGGCCACCGCCACCGGCGCCCCCGGCCGGATCGACGACGAGACCGCCGGGCTGCCGCTGGTGTCCAGCGCGGTCGGCGCGAGCGCGGGCACGCTGCTGCGGTCGCGGGCCTGCTACACGTGCAAGCGGCGCTACCACGTCGTCGACGCCTTCTACCACCAGCTCTGCCCGCCGTGCGCGGCGCTGAACCGCAGCCGCCGCGACGCCCGCACCGACCTCACCGGTCGCCGCGCCCTTCTCACCGGCGGCCGCGCGAAGATCGGGATGTACATCGCGCTGCGGCTGCTCCGGGACGGCGCGCACACCACGATCACCACCCGCTTCCCGCACGACGCCGTGCGCCGCTTCTCCGCGATGGACGACAGCGCCGACTGGCTGCACCGGCTCCGCGTCGTCGGGGTCGACCTGCGCGACCCGGCGCAGGTGGTCGCGCTCGCCGACACCGTCGCCGCCCAGGGCCCGCTCGACATCCTGGTCAACAACGCCGCCCAGACCGTCCGCCGCTCCCCCGGCTCCTACTCGGCGCTGGTCGAGGCCGAGCGCGCCGCGCTGCCGGAGACGCCGGTCGAGGTGATCACGTTCGACCACGTGAGCGACGCCCACCCGGCCGCCCTCGCGGGGAGCCTGCAGCACCAGAGCCCGCACCCGATCCTCGACGGCGCCGTCGCCGAGCTGGCGCTCGCGGCCCGCAGCGCGTCACCGGAGCGGATCGCCGCCGGCACCGCGATCGACGCGGGCGGCCTGCTCCCCGACACCGCCCCGGTGAACAGCTGGACCCAGCACGTCGACGAGATCGACCCCCTGGAGCTGCTCGAGGTGCAGCTGTGCAACCAGACGGCGCCGTTCATCCTGATCGGCCGCCTGCGCCCGGCGATGGCCGCCGCGTCCGCCCGCCGCAAGTACGTCGTGAACGTCAGCGCGATGGAGGGTCAGTTCAGCCGCGCGTACAAGGGTCCCGGCCACCCGCACACGAACATGGCCAAGGCCGCGCTGAACATGCTCACCCGCACCAGCTCCGGGGAGATGCTGGAGTCCGACGGGATCCTGATGACCGCCGTCGACACCGGCTGGATCACCGACGAGCGCCCGCACCCCACGAAGCTGCGCCTGGCCGAGGAGGGCTTCCACGCCCCCCTCGACCTGGTCGACGGTGCCGCCCGCGTCTACGACCCGATCGTCCGCGGCGAGGCGGGCGAGGACGTGCACGGGTGCTTCCTCAAGGACTACGCGCCCACCGACTGGTGA
- the hrpB gene encoding ATP-dependent helicase HrpB, translated as MDLPDLPVRAALDEITATLAAHGCAVLVAPPGTGKTTLVPLALLALDGRVVVAEPRRLAARAAAARMAHLLGEPVGRTVGYSVRGDSRTSARTRIEVVTSGLLLRRLAADPELTGVGSVLLDECHERHLDADLLLALLLDARDGLRPDLRLLATSATVATGRLAELLGDAPVLRVQARTFPVTVRHDPPLRGERIEGTVARAVRAALDGGDGDVLAFLPGVAEIRRTASALSGVDADVLPLHGRLPAAEQDAALHRPAGGVGSRRRIVLATAVAESSLTVPGVRAVVDAGLARTPRVDHRRGLAGLVTVRVSDAVAQQRAGRAGREAPGRVHRCWPEGELLPRYPEPEIRTADLTRLALDLACWGTPDGGGLRWWDAPPEGPLRAGQEVLRALGALAADGTVTDRGRRMAGLGLHPRLARALLDGAALVGARTAAEVVALLDDDTLGSGADADTELRRLRDGSAPGSGRWRTESARLRRLVDPGRTSAPSSGRSGADDHEHPHDHAALVVALAHPERLARRRPGDPAPPVQGRRPERGALYLMAGGTAVALPPGSPLAAAQWLAVAVADRAPGAENGTVRLAAAADQELAELAAPALLVEADEVRWDRGDVTARHVRRLGAIVLHERRLDRPDRDLVRAALLQGLRAEGLGLLRWSDGAKRLRDRLATLHRVVGDPWPDVSDEALLADPDPWWTGPFARARSRADLGRIDAGPVLRSRLDWRHTSTLDELAPERITVPTGSSVTLDWSGDQPVLAVRLQECFGWTATPTVAGGRLPVVLHLLSPAGRPTAVTADLASFWTTGYPQVRAELRGRYPKHPWPEDPLGAAPTRRAGGRPRR; from the coding sequence ATGGACCTCCCCGATCTCCCGGTGCGCGCGGCGCTCGACGAGATCACGGCGACCCTGGCCGCCCACGGCTGCGCGGTGCTGGTCGCGCCCCCGGGCACCGGCAAGACCACGCTGGTGCCCCTCGCCCTGCTGGCCCTCGACGGCCGGGTGGTCGTCGCCGAACCCCGCAGGCTCGCGGCCCGGGCCGCCGCCGCGCGGATGGCGCACCTGCTCGGGGAGCCGGTCGGCAGGACCGTCGGGTACTCCGTGCGCGGCGACTCCCGCACGTCGGCGCGGACCCGGATCGAGGTCGTCACCTCGGGGCTGCTGCTGCGCCGCCTGGCCGCCGACCCCGAGCTGACCGGCGTCGGCTCCGTCCTGCTCGACGAGTGCCACGAACGCCACCTCGACGCCGACCTGCTGCTCGCCCTGCTGCTCGACGCCCGCGACGGCCTGCGCCCCGACCTGCGGCTGCTCGCCACGTCGGCCACGGTGGCGACGGGCCGGCTCGCCGAGCTGCTGGGTGATGCCCCGGTGCTGCGGGTGCAGGCGCGGACGTTCCCGGTGACGGTCCGCCACGATCCCCCGCTGCGCGGCGAGCGGATCGAGGGCACCGTCGCGCGCGCGGTGCGGGCGGCCCTGGACGGCGGGGACGGCGACGTGCTCGCGTTCCTGCCGGGCGTCGCGGAGATCCGGCGGACGGCGTCCGCGCTGTCCGGCGTCGACGCCGACGTGCTGCCGCTGCACGGACGGCTCCCGGCGGCCGAGCAGGACGCGGCGCTGCATCGACCGGCCGGGGGCGTCGGGTCGCGGCGCCGGATCGTCCTGGCGACGGCGGTGGCCGAGTCGAGCCTGACCGTGCCCGGCGTGCGCGCCGTCGTCGACGCCGGGCTGGCGCGGACGCCGCGGGTCGACCACCGGCGCGGGCTGGCCGGGCTGGTCACCGTCCGGGTCTCCGACGCCGTGGCGCAGCAGCGCGCCGGGCGGGCCGGACGCGAGGCCCCGGGGCGGGTGCACCGCTGCTGGCCCGAGGGCGAGCTGCTCCCCCGCTACCCCGAGCCGGAGATCCGCACCGCCGACCTCACCCGCCTGGCGCTGGACCTCGCCTGCTGGGGCACCCCGGACGGCGGCGGTCTGCGCTGGTGGGACGCCCCGCCGGAGGGCCCGCTGCGCGCCGGGCAGGAGGTGCTGCGCGCGCTCGGCGCCCTCGCCGCCGACGGCACGGTGACCGACCGCGGCCGGCGGATGGCCGGGCTGGGCCTGCACCCCCGCCTGGCCCGGGCCCTGCTCGACGGGGCCGCGCTGGTCGGCGCCCGGACCGCCGCGGAGGTGGTGGCCCTGCTCGACGACGACACCCTCGGCTCCGGGGCCGACGCCGACACCGAGCTGCGCCGCCTGCGCGACGGGTCCGCCCCGGGCAGCGGGCGGTGGCGCACGGAGTCCGCCCGCCTGCGCCGGCTGGTCGACCCCGGCCGCACGTCGGCACCCTCGTCGGGGCGTTCCGGGGCGGACGACCACGAGCACCCCCACGACCACGCCGCGCTCGTCGTCGCGCTGGCCCATCCCGAACGGCTCGCCCGGCGCCGCCCGGGGGACCCCGCACCGCCGGTGCAGGGGCGACGGCCGGAGCGGGGCGCGCTGTACCTCATGGCCGGGGGCACGGCGGTCGCGCTGCCGCCCGGCAGCCCGCTGGCCGCGGCGCAGTGGCTGGCCGTCGCGGTCGCCGACCGGGCGCCGGGCGCGGAGAACGGGACCGTCCGCCTCGCCGCCGCGGCCGACCAGGAGCTCGCCGAGCTCGCGGCACCCGCGCTGCTCGTCGAGGCCGACGAGGTCCGCTGGGACCGGGGCGACGTCACCGCCCGCCACGTCCGGCGCCTCGGCGCGATCGTCCTGCACGAGCGCCGGCTCGACCGCCCCGACCGCGACCTCGTCCGCGCCGCGCTCCTGCAGGGTCTGCGCGCGGAGGGACTGGGACTGCTGCGCTGGTCGGACGGGGCGAAGCGGCTGCGCGACCGGCTGGCCACCCTGCACCGGGTCGTCGGGGACCCGTGGCCGGACGTGTCCGACGAGGCCCTGCTCGCCGACCCCGACCCGTGGTGGACGGGCCCGTTCGCGAGAGCCCGCTCCCGCGCCGACCTCGGCCGCATCGACGCCGGGCCGGTCCTGCGCTCCCGGTTGGACTGGCGGCACACGAGCACCCTCGACGAGCTGGCCCCGGAGCGGATCACCGTGCCGACCGGGTCGTCGGTCACGCTGGACTGGTCGGGCGACCAGCCGGTGCTCGCCGTCCGGCTGCAGGAGTGCTTCGGCTGGACCGCCACCCCGACCGTCGCGGGCGGGCGGCTCCCGGTGGTGCTGCACCTGCTCTCCCCGGCCGGGCGCCCGACCGCCGTCACCGCCGATCTCGCGTCGTTCTGGACGACCGGCTACCCGCAGGTGCGCGCCGAGCTGCGCGGGCGCTACCCGAAGCACCCGTGGCCCGAGGACCCCCTCGGCGCGGCACCGACCCGTCGTGCCGGTGGGCGTCCGCGGCGATGA